A region of Zootoca vivipara chromosome 15, rZooViv1.1, whole genome shotgun sequence DNA encodes the following proteins:
- the RABGEF1 gene encoding rab5 GDP/GTP exchange factor isoform X1: MSLKSERRGIHVDQSELLCKKGCGYYGNPAWQGFCSKCWREEYQKARQKQIQEDWELAERLQREEEEAYASTQHPQGAQSLTFTKFEEKKTNEKSRKVTTVKKFFGASSRPGAKKAAQESSVKSGQLGKELSADNLLRDLKEIFTPPWELSSPAEDVPDVKAPSPSISRQVSIETDRVSKEFIEFLKTYHKSGQEIYKQCKHFLENMHHKRDLSIEEQSEYAQDFYQNVADKLQSRWKVSPEKAEKVMDQIEKYVMTRLYKHVFCPETTEDEKKDLAIQRRIRALHWVTPQMLCVPVNEEIPEVSDMVVKAITDIIEMDSKRVPRDKLTCITSCSKHIFTAIRTTKDEPASADDFLPTLIYIVLKGNPPRLQSNIQYITRFCNPSRLMSGEDGYYFTNLCCAVAFIEKLDAQSLNLSEEDFDRYMSGQASPKKQEPESWPADVCVGVQQMYRNLDLLSQLNERQERIVSEAKKLEQDLIDWTDGITKEVQEIVEKYPLEIKPPNPALAAIDSENVENDKLPPPLQPQVYAG; this comes from the exons ATGAGCCTGAAGTCGGAACGCCGAGGCATCCACGTGGACCAGTCCGAACTGCTCTGCAAGAAAGGATGCGGTTACTATGGCAACCCGGCTTGGCAGGGCTTCTGCTCCAAGTGCTGGAGGGAGGAGTACCAAAAGGCCAGGCAGAAGCAAATCCAGGAGGACTGGGAGCTGGCTGAGAG GCTTCagcgtgaggaggaggaggcctacGCAAGCACTCAGCACCCTCAAGGGGCTCAGTCGCTCACGTTCACCAAGTTTGAGGAGAAGAAAACCAATGAGAAATCACGGAAGGTGACGACAGTGAAGAAATTCTTTGGGGCGTCATCTCGACCGGGAGCTAAGAAGG CCGCTCAGGAGTCCAGCGTTAAGTCCGGACAGCTTGGGAAGGAGCTCAGTGCTGATAACCTTCTCAGGGACTTGAAGGAGATTTTTACTCCACCCTGGGAACTCTCTTCTCCTGCTGAAG ATGTCCCAGATGTTAAGGCTCCCAGCCCTTCGATCAGCCGGCAAGTCAGCATCGAAACGGACCGGGTGTCCAAGGAGTTCATTGAGTTTCTGAAGACATACCATAAATCTGGCCAGGAGATCTACAAGCAGTGCAAACACTTCTTGGAAAACATGCACCACAAGCGG GACCTGAGTATTGAGGAGCAGTCTGAATACGCCCAGGACTTCTACCAGAACGTGGCAGATAAGTTGCAGAGCCGCTGGAAAG tgTCCCCGGAAAAAGCGGAGAAGGTGATGGACCAGATCGAGAAGTACGTCATGACTCGGCTTTACAAACACGTTTTTTGCCCGGAAACCACGGAGGATGAGAAGAAGGACCTTGCTATCCAAAGGAGGATCAG AGCTTTGCACTGGGTCACTCCTCAGATGCTCTGTGTTCCTGTCAATGAAGAAATCCCCGAAGTCTCCGACATGGTTGTCAAGGCCATCACAG ACATCATCGAGATGGATTCCAAGCGTGTCCCCCGGGACAAGCTGACCTGCATCACCAGTTGCAGCAAACACATCTTCACTGCCATTCGAACCACGAAGGACGAGCCGGCTTCGGCCGACGACTTCCTGCCCACCCTCATCTACATTGTCCTGAAGGGGAACCCTCCTCGCCTCCAGTCCAACATCCAGTATATCACTCGGTTCTGCAACCCCAGCCGGCTGATGTCTGGCGAAGATGGTTACTACTTTACAAACCTG TGCTGTGCCGTCGCCTTCATAGAGAAGCTGGATGCCCAGTCCCTCAACCTGAGTGAGGAAGACTTCGACCGCTACATGTCTGGCCAAGCGTCCCCGAAAAAGCAGGAGCCGGAGAGCTGGCCGGCCGACGTCTGCGTTGGGGTCCAGCAGATGTACAGGAACCTTGACCTCCTCTCCCAGCTCAACGAGCGGCAGGAGAGGATTGTGAGCGAGGCCAAAAAACTCGAGCAGGACCTCATTGACTGGACTGACGGGATCACCAAGGAGGTCCAGGAGATCGTGGAGAAGTATCCCTTGGAAATCAAGCCCCCCAATCCGGCCTTGGCTGCCATTGACTCTGAAAACGTGGAGAATGACAAGCTGCCTCCCCCATTGCAGCCCCAGGTTTACGCTGGGTGA
- the RABGEF1 gene encoding rab5 GDP/GTP exchange factor isoform X2 has product MSLKSERRGIHVDQSELLCKKGCGYYGNPAWQGFCSKCWREEYQKARQKQIQEDWELAERLQREEEEAYASTQHPQGAQSLTFTKFEEKKTNEKSRKVTTVKKFFGASSRPGAKKDVPDVKAPSPSISRQVSIETDRVSKEFIEFLKTYHKSGQEIYKQCKHFLENMHHKRDLSIEEQSEYAQDFYQNVADKLQSRWKVSPEKAEKVMDQIEKYVMTRLYKHVFCPETTEDEKKDLAIQRRIRALHWVTPQMLCVPVNEEIPEVSDMVVKAITDIIEMDSKRVPRDKLTCITSCSKHIFTAIRTTKDEPASADDFLPTLIYIVLKGNPPRLQSNIQYITRFCNPSRLMSGEDGYYFTNLCCAVAFIEKLDAQSLNLSEEDFDRYMSGQASPKKQEPESWPADVCVGVQQMYRNLDLLSQLNERQERIVSEAKKLEQDLIDWTDGITKEVQEIVEKYPLEIKPPNPALAAIDSENVENDKLPPPLQPQVYAG; this is encoded by the exons ATGAGCCTGAAGTCGGAACGCCGAGGCATCCACGTGGACCAGTCCGAACTGCTCTGCAAGAAAGGATGCGGTTACTATGGCAACCCGGCTTGGCAGGGCTTCTGCTCCAAGTGCTGGAGGGAGGAGTACCAAAAGGCCAGGCAGAAGCAAATCCAGGAGGACTGGGAGCTGGCTGAGAG GCTTCagcgtgaggaggaggaggcctacGCAAGCACTCAGCACCCTCAAGGGGCTCAGTCGCTCACGTTCACCAAGTTTGAGGAGAAGAAAACCAATGAGAAATCACGGAAGGTGACGACAGTGAAGAAATTCTTTGGGGCGTCATCTCGACCGGGAGCTAAGAAGG ATGTCCCAGATGTTAAGGCTCCCAGCCCTTCGATCAGCCGGCAAGTCAGCATCGAAACGGACCGGGTGTCCAAGGAGTTCATTGAGTTTCTGAAGACATACCATAAATCTGGCCAGGAGATCTACAAGCAGTGCAAACACTTCTTGGAAAACATGCACCACAAGCGG GACCTGAGTATTGAGGAGCAGTCTGAATACGCCCAGGACTTCTACCAGAACGTGGCAGATAAGTTGCAGAGCCGCTGGAAAG tgTCCCCGGAAAAAGCGGAGAAGGTGATGGACCAGATCGAGAAGTACGTCATGACTCGGCTTTACAAACACGTTTTTTGCCCGGAAACCACGGAGGATGAGAAGAAGGACCTTGCTATCCAAAGGAGGATCAG AGCTTTGCACTGGGTCACTCCTCAGATGCTCTGTGTTCCTGTCAATGAAGAAATCCCCGAAGTCTCCGACATGGTTGTCAAGGCCATCACAG ACATCATCGAGATGGATTCCAAGCGTGTCCCCCGGGACAAGCTGACCTGCATCACCAGTTGCAGCAAACACATCTTCACTGCCATTCGAACCACGAAGGACGAGCCGGCTTCGGCCGACGACTTCCTGCCCACCCTCATCTACATTGTCCTGAAGGGGAACCCTCCTCGCCTCCAGTCCAACATCCAGTATATCACTCGGTTCTGCAACCCCAGCCGGCTGATGTCTGGCGAAGATGGTTACTACTTTACAAACCTG TGCTGTGCCGTCGCCTTCATAGAGAAGCTGGATGCCCAGTCCCTCAACCTGAGTGAGGAAGACTTCGACCGCTACATGTCTGGCCAAGCGTCCCCGAAAAAGCAGGAGCCGGAGAGCTGGCCGGCCGACGTCTGCGTTGGGGTCCAGCAGATGTACAGGAACCTTGACCTCCTCTCCCAGCTCAACGAGCGGCAGGAGAGGATTGTGAGCGAGGCCAAAAAACTCGAGCAGGACCTCATTGACTGGACTGACGGGATCACCAAGGAGGTCCAGGAGATCGTGGAGAAGTATCCCTTGGAAATCAAGCCCCCCAATCCGGCCTTGGCTGCCATTGACTCTGAAAACGTGGAGAATGACAAGCTGCCTCCCCCATTGCAGCCCCAGGTTTACGCTGGGTGA